DNA from Diaphorobacter limosus:
TGTGGGTGCATAGATTAGAAGGACATCATGTTTCGCACCCGCCCGCCGGCGTATGCATTGGCCTGCGCCGCGCTTTGGTTCATACAGCTGTGTGCCAACCTGCTCCTGGTCTTCACCAACCTGCCTTCGGGTGCAAGTCACTACTGGCTGCTTTTCAATCTGGTGACGACCATTCTGCTGGGCGTGCTGATCCTGCTGCAGCTGCCGCGGGCACTGCAATGGCGGCCCCGGCGCAGCGCGCGTCCCAGCCATGAGCTCAGGCAGGAGCGCCAGCGCATTGCGCGCGATCTGCATGATCAGGTCGGCTCGCAGCTGGTACATGCCATGGCCATGGTGGATGCACACAACCCAAGCATGCAGCCGCTGGTCAAGGCGCTGGAGCACTGCCTGCTGGACGTGCGCCTGCTGGTCGATTCCATGGACGGGGATGACGACGCTCTCATCGACCGACTGGCCCGCCTGCGCCACCGCATTCAGCCATCGCTGAACCAGCGTGGCATCACGCTGCAGTGGGACGTGGCCTTCGCGGGCGCTGCCGCCATGCCCATGGGCGCGCCGGCGCGCGAACTCACCGCCATCGTGCAAGAGGCCGTGAGCAACGTGCTGCAGCATTCGGGTGCCACGGCCGTGGCCATAGCGCTGCAGCATGTGCAGGATGGCGCAGGCGGCGCCTGGCAGCTGCAGGTCAGTGACAACGGCAAGGGCCTTCCGGCCGCGGCGCTTAACGGACAGGACGCCGGCCATGGCCTGGCCGGCATGCGCCAGCGCGCCGCCAAGGCCGGCGGGCGGCTGCAGCTGCTGCCCGGCCTGCAGGGCCAGGGGCTTTGCATACAGGTGACCGTGCCCACTCGGAATTGACATGCACAACCGGCACGACCCCCGCGTGCTGCCCATGCGCGATGGCGTGAATCCCAGTTGCGTGGTGCTGCCTTCGATCGTGCATGGGCTGTTGCTGGACTTTCTGGTGCAGCGCCTGCCAGCCGTCTCGCGCGCAGATTGGCTGCGCCGGCTTGGTGCCGGCGAAGTGGTTGACGAGCAAGGCGTTGCCGCCACCGCGCAAAGCCCCTGCACGCCGGGTTTGCGCTACTACTACTATCGCGAACTGCCCAGCGAAACACCCATCCCGTTTGAAGAGACGGTGCTCTACCAGGACGAACACATCCTGGTGGCCGACAAACCGCATTTCCTGCCGGTGGTACCCGCCGGCCGCTACCTGCAGCAAACCCTGTTGGTGCGCCTGAAGCGCCGCCTGGGCCTGCCTGAACTCTCGCCCGTGCACCGCATCGACCGCGATACCGCAGGGCTGGTGCTGTTCTCGGTGCAGCGGGCCACGCGTGGCATGTATCAGGCCTTGTTCCGGGAGCGCGCGGTGCGCAAGGTGTACGAGGCCGTCGCCCCCTGGCGGGCAGACCTGCCGCTGCCACGCGTGCACGAAAGTCGCCTGGAGGAGCTCGGCCATTTCTTTCGCATGCAAGAGGTGCCGGGCACGCCCAACGCCATCACTGCCATGGCCGTCGTGGAGCAGGAGGGGCCGTGGGCCCGCTATCGCCTGGAGCCCATCACCGGCAAGCGCCACCAGCTGCGCGTGCACATGGCGGCGCTGGGCCTGCCCCTGTGCGGTGATGGCTTCTATCCTGAGGTGAACGACCCGCCCGAAGGTGATTATTCGAACCCGCTGCAGCTGCTGGCGCGCACCCTGTCATTCACAGATCCAGTGACAGGCCAGGCGCGCGATTTTGCAAGCCGCCTGCAGCTGCGTGCACTGGCGAGTCTTGGCTGAGCCGGTTTGGGAGAGGGGGGGCCTGCAGACAAAGGCAGGAAGGTGCTGTGGAGCGGGTGAAGGGAATCGAACCCTCGTATGAAGCTTGGGAAGCTGCCGTTCTACCATTGAACTACACCCGCGAAGGCTCGCATTATAGGGGGCGGGGGTGGTGGCCAAATCTATAATGCCCGGTTGATTTTCACACGGTCGGCGCACGCGGCTTGTTCTTGCCTGCGGCGCGTCGTATCGCCTAAGCACACACCATGAGCACTCCCACCTTCTCTGTCGCCGACATCCGCAAGACCTTCCTGGATTTCTTCGCCGCCAAGGGCCACACCGTGGTGACGTCCAGCCCCCTGGTGCCGGGCAACGACCCGACGCTGATGTTCACCAACTCGGGCATGGTGCAGTTCAAGGATGTGTTCCTGGGCACCGACAAGCGCTCCTATGTGCGCGCGGCCTCGGTGCAGACCTGCCTGCGCGCCGGCGGCAAGCACAACGACCTGGAGAACGTGGGCTACACCGCGCGCCACCACACCTTCTTCGAGATGCTGGGCAACTGGTCGTTCGGCGACTACTTCAAGCGCGAATCCATCCACTGGGGCTGGGAGCTCCTGACCCAGGTCTACAAGCTGCCCGCCGACAAGCTGCTGGCCACCGTGTATGCCGAGGACGACGAGGCCTACGACATCTGGACAAAGGAGATCGGCCTGCCGCCCGAGCGCGTGATCCGCATCGGCGACAACAAGGGCGGGCGCTACAAGAGCGACAACTTCTGGATGATGGCCGACACCGGCCCCTGCGGCCCCTGCTCGGAGATCTTCTACGACCACGGCGAACATATCCCCGGCGGCCCCCCGGGCAGCCCCGATGAGGATGGCGACCGCTTCATCGAGATCTGGAACCATGTGTTCATGCAGTTCGACATGAAGGAGGACGGCTCCGTCGTGCCGCTGCCCGCGCCCTGCGTGGACACGGGCATGGGCCTGGAGCGCCTGGCCGCCATCCTGCAGCATGTGCACAGCAACTACGAGATCGACCTGTTCGACGCGCTCATCAAGGCCGCCGCGCGCGAGACGCATACCGCCGACCTGGCCAATCCGTCGCTGAAGGTGATTGCCGACCATATCCGCGCCACCGCCTTCCTGGTCGCCGACGGCGTGATCCCGAGCAACGAGGGCCGTGGCTACGTGCAGCGGCGCATCGTGCGCCGCGCCATACGCCATGGCTACAAGCTGGGCCAGAAGACGCCGTTCTTCCACAAGCTGGTGGCCGACCTGGCGCAGCAGATGGGCGACGCCTACCCCAAGATCCGCGAGCAGCAGCAGCGCATCACCGAGGTGCTCAAGGTGGAAGAAGAGCGCTTCTTCGAGACCCTGGCCAACGGCATGGAGATCCTGGATGGCGCGCTGGCCGGCGGTGCCAAGACCCTGCCCGGCGACGTGGCCTTCAAGCTGCACGACACCTATGGCTTCCCGCTCGATCTGTCGGCCGACGTGTGTCGCGAGCGGGGCTTGAGCGTGGACGAGGCCGGCTTCAACGCCGCCATGGAGCATCAGAAGAACACCGCCCGCGCGGCCGGCAAGTTCAAGATGGACAAGGCGCTGGAGTACGGCGGTGCTGCCAACCAGTTCACCGGCTACGAGCATCTCTCGGGTACTGCAAAGATAGTAGCGCTTTATGTAGATGGGACAAGCGTTGCAGCGCTGAAAGCCGGTCAAAACGGCGTGGTGGTGCTGGACAGCACGCCGTTCTACGCCGAAAGCGGCGGCCAGGTCGGAGACCAGGGCGTCATCACCGCCGGCAGCGCGCGCTTTGCCGTGCAGGACACGCAAAAGATCAAGGCAGACGTCTACGGCCACCATGGCGTGCTCAGCGAAGGCACGCTGAACGTGGGCGACACGGTGCAGGCCCAGGTCGATGGCGGGCAGCGTGCCGCCACCATGCGCAACCACTCCGTCACGCACCTGATGCACAAGGCGCTGCGCGAGGTGTTGGGCGATCACGTGCAGCAAAAGGGCAGCCTGGTGAATGCCGAACGCACGCGTTTCGACTTCACGCACAACACGCCGGTGACGGCGGCGCAGATCACCGAGATCGAGCGCCTGGTGAATGCCGAGGTGCTGGCCAACAGCGCCACCCAGGCGCGCGTGATGGACATCGAAAGCGCGCAGAAGACCGGCGCCATGATGCTGTTCGGCGAGAAATACGGCGAGAGCGTGCGCGTGCTCGACATCGGCAGCAGCCGCGAGCTGTGCGGCGGCACGCATGTGGCGCGCACGGGTGACATCGGCCTGTTCAAGGTCGTGGCCGAGGGCGGCGTGGCCGCGGGCGTGCGCCGCGTCGAGGCCGTGACGGGCGCGAACGCGCTGGCCTACCTGCAGTCGCTCGAAGCCACCGTGGACCAGGCGGCGGCCGTGCTCAGAGCGCCGGTGGCCGAGCTGAACACACGCATCACCGGCGCGCTGGACCAGATCAAGGCGCTGGAAAAAGAGCTCGCTCAGCTCAAGGGCAGGCTGGCCTCCAGCCAGGGCGACGAGCTGGCCGGCCAGGCCGTCGATGTCAAGGGCATCAAGGTGCTGGCCGCCAAGCTGGACGGCGCCGATGCCAAGACCTTGCGCGAGACCATGGACAAGCTCAAGGACAAGCTCAAGACCGCCGCCATCGTGCTGGCCGCCGTGGATGGCGACAAGGTGCAGCTGGCCGCCGGCGTGACGGCCGACAGCACGGCCCGTGTCAAGGCCGGCGAGCTGGTCAACTTCGTGGCCCAACAGGTCGGCGGCAAGGGCGGCGGCAAGCCCGACATGGCCATGGCCGGCGGCACGCAGCCGGCGGCCTTGCCAGCGGCTCTGGCCAGCGTGCAGGCCTGGGTGGCAGACCGTCTGTAACTACTGATTGTGTAGCTGACAGCGCTTGCCTGGTAAGGGCAGGCGCTGTTTTTTATCTGGATTCAGCGACGCTTGAAGACCAGATCCCACACCCCATGGCCCAGGCGCAGGCCCCGGTTCTCAAACTTGGTCAGAGGCCGGTAGTCGGGCTGGGGCGCGTAGCCCTCGGCCGTGTTGGCGAGCAGTGGCTCGTTGGCTAGCACCTGCAGCATCTGCTCGGCATAGGGCTGCCAGTCGGTGGCGCAGTGGATGTAGCCGCCGGGCTTCAGGCGCGCCGCCAGCTTGGCCACCAGCGGCGGCTGGATCAGGCGGCGCTTGTTGTGGCGCTTCTTGTGCCAGGGGTCTGGAAAGAAGATGTGCACGCCATCCAGGCTGGCGGGGGCCAGCATGTGGTCGAGCACCTCCACGGCGTCATGCTGCAGGATGCGGATGTTCTCCAGGCCCTGTTCGCCGATGCGCTTGAGCAGGGCGCCCACGCCGGGCTCGTGCACCTCGCAGCACAGAAAGTTGTCGCCAGCGCGCAGGCCGGCGATGTGCGCCGTGGCGTCGCCCATGCCAAAGCCGATCTCCAGGATCAGCGGCGCGTTGCGGCCGAAGGCGGCAGGGGCGTCGAACAGGGCTGCCCGATAGTCCAGCACGTAGCGCGGGCCCAGATCTTCCAGGGCCTTGGCCTGGCCGGTGGTGGTGCGGCCGGCGCGGCGCACGTAGCTCTTGATGACCTTGGGGTGGGCGACCTCGGCAGGTGCGCCGGATTGGGGTGGGGTGGGGTGTGGGGTTTCAGTCACAGCGGCGGATTGTAATTTCGCGCCCATGCGTTGACCCACAAAGCCAGCGCCTCGGCCACGCTGGCAGTGCCGGCCGCCGGCAGGCCCAGCACCTCGGCGGCGTCGGCCAGCGCCTGCAACGGCCGGCTGTCGTCGATGGCCGGGGCGCCATGCTGCTTGGAGAGCTTTTCGCCGTCGCCGGCGCGCACCAGCGGCGTGTGCAGGTAGCGCGGTGTGACCAGGCCCAGGGCGGACTGCAGCAGGATCTGGCGCGGGGTGTTGTCGGCCAGGTCCTCACCGCGCACCACATGGGTGATGCCCTGGTCGGCATCGTCCACCACCACGGCCAGCTGGTAGGCCCACAGGCCGTCAGCGCGGCGCAGCACGAAGTCGCCCACCTGCCGCGCCACGTCCTGGAACTGCGGGCCCAGCCGCCTGTCGGTCCAGTGGATGCCGTTGTTCGCTATTGAAAGAGAAGCTGTTTTCGCTTGTCCATAAAGCGCTAAAGGCATATTTGACTCATTTTCTGCATGCCTCACGCCAGGTGGCGGGCCCTCACCCCCGCCCTCTCCCAGAGGGAGAGGGAGTAATACCGGCGGGACCGGTTGCCCTCGCCCCTTTGGGGAGAGGGAGGGGTGAGGGGCTTGTTCGGCATGCGCACCGCCAGCCAACCGCCCCTGGTACCGCGCCGCATGAAAGCGCCAGGCGCGCGGTGCGCGGCCGTGCAGGCCCTGGCGGCAGGTGCCGGGGTAGGGGCGTTCCACATGGCGCTCGTGCGCCAGG
Protein-coding regions in this window:
- a CDS encoding sensor histidine kinase, coding for MFRTRPPAYALACAALWFIQLCANLLLVFTNLPSGASHYWLLFNLVTTILLGVLILLQLPRALQWRPRRSARPSHELRQERQRIARDLHDQVGSQLVHAMAMVDAHNPSMQPLVKALEHCLLDVRLLVDSMDGDDDALIDRLARLRHRIQPSLNQRGITLQWDVAFAGAAAMPMGAPARELTAIVQEAVSNVLQHSGATAVAIALQHVQDGAGGAWQLQVSDNGKGLPAAALNGQDAGHGLAGMRQRAAKAGGRLQLLPGLQGQGLCIQVTVPTRN
- a CDS encoding pseudouridine synthase, which codes for MHNRHDPRVLPMRDGVNPSCVVLPSIVHGLLLDFLVQRLPAVSRADWLRRLGAGEVVDEQGVAATAQSPCTPGLRYYYYRELPSETPIPFEETVLYQDEHILVADKPHFLPVVPAGRYLQQTLLVRLKRRLGLPELSPVHRIDRDTAGLVLFSVQRATRGMYQALFRERAVRKVYEAVAPWRADLPLPRVHESRLEELGHFFRMQEVPGTPNAITAMAVVEQEGPWARYRLEPITGKRHQLRVHMAALGLPLCGDGFYPEVNDPPEGDYSNPLQLLARTLSFTDPVTGQARDFASRLQLRALASLG
- the alaS gene encoding alanine--tRNA ligase: MSTPTFSVADIRKTFLDFFAAKGHTVVTSSPLVPGNDPTLMFTNSGMVQFKDVFLGTDKRSYVRAASVQTCLRAGGKHNDLENVGYTARHHTFFEMLGNWSFGDYFKRESIHWGWELLTQVYKLPADKLLATVYAEDDEAYDIWTKEIGLPPERVIRIGDNKGGRYKSDNFWMMADTGPCGPCSEIFYDHGEHIPGGPPGSPDEDGDRFIEIWNHVFMQFDMKEDGSVVPLPAPCVDTGMGLERLAAILQHVHSNYEIDLFDALIKAAARETHTADLANPSLKVIADHIRATAFLVADGVIPSNEGRGYVQRRIVRRAIRHGYKLGQKTPFFHKLVADLAQQMGDAYPKIREQQQRITEVLKVEEERFFETLANGMEILDGALAGGAKTLPGDVAFKLHDTYGFPLDLSADVCRERGLSVDEAGFNAAMEHQKNTARAAGKFKMDKALEYGGAANQFTGYEHLSGTAKIVALYVDGTSVAALKAGQNGVVVLDSTPFYAESGGQVGDQGVITAGSARFAVQDTQKIKADVYGHHGVLSEGTLNVGDTVQAQVDGGQRAATMRNHSVTHLMHKALREVLGDHVQQKGSLVNAERTRFDFTHNTPVTAAQITEIERLVNAEVLANSATQARVMDIESAQKTGAMMLFGEKYGESVRVLDIGSSRELCGGTHVARTGDIGLFKVVAEGGVAAGVRRVEAVTGANALAYLQSLEATVDQAAAVLRAPVAELNTRITGALDQIKALEKELAQLKGRLASSQGDELAGQAVDVKGIKVLAAKLDGADAKTLRETMDKLKDKLKTAAIVLAAVDGDKVQLAAGVTADSTARVKAGELVNFVAQQVGGKGGGKPDMAMAGGTQPAALPAALASVQAWVADRL
- the trmB gene encoding tRNA (guanosine(46)-N7)-methyltransferase TrmB; translation: MGAKLQSAAVTETPHPTPPQSGAPAEVAHPKVIKSYVRRAGRTTTGQAKALEDLGPRYVLDYRAALFDAPAAFGRNAPLILEIGFGMGDATAHIAGLRAGDNFLCCEVHEPGVGALLKRIGEQGLENIRILQHDAVEVLDHMLAPASLDGVHIFFPDPWHKKRHNKRRLIQPPLVAKLAARLKPGGYIHCATDWQPYAEQMLQVLANEPLLANTAEGYAPQPDYRPLTKFENRGLRLGHGVWDLVFKRR
- the gluQRS gene encoding tRNA glutamyl-Q(34) synthetase GluQRS; this encodes MSVAARYVGRFAPSPTGPLHAGSLVAALASWLDARAAGGRWLVRIEDVDLPRCQSDAAERILAQLAACGLLPDEAPWFQSGRNARYQQVLDELLARQLAYPCACTRRDIAAALLAQGLAHERHVERPYPGTCRQGLHGRAPRAWRFHAARYQGRLAGGAHAEQAPHPSLSPKGRGQPVPPVLLPLPLGEGGGEGPPPGVRHAENESNMPLALYGQAKTASLSIANNGIHWTDRRLGPQFQDVARQVGDFVLRRADGLWAYQLAVVVDDADQGITHVVRGEDLADNTPRQILLQSALGLVTPRYLHTPLVRAGDGEKLSKQHGAPAIDDSRPLQALADAAEVLGLPAAGTASVAEALALWVNAWARNYNPPL